TGTAATGTTAATTATAATTTTATAGGAAGGACATAGTTTTTCTGTCAGTCAAGCAACTGAGAAATTGATGGGAATTGTGTCTTTACAATGGAAGACATTCTGGCATACCagtgatttaaaaagaaaactggaCTTGCTTTAATACCATGCTTCTaaaaaatactgcttttttttttttgcttgtggaaaTTTACTGACTAACTAAAGTAGGATTCTGTATCTTCTATAAATAGAACATCATTATCAAGATACTCCAGAATTATATTCCCTCCATTGTACAGTGGATAGTCTTTATCAGATAGCCATGTTTCCAGTGTGTGCTCAAATGGCAAGGCTTCTCCAGAGGCAGTATGGCATAATCTCAGTTTCTGTAAGACAAACAGGACAGAAATTAACACCAAGATTTGCCTATCTAAGATGAAAGAAGTGGGGTGGTAGAGGCACAAAAGGCTGAAGAAAAACCGAAACCAAAATGCAACAACCTGGAAAATGTTTGTTATTGCTGACTTACCTGGGATGTtgatttgttgttgttatttttaagGCTTGCTAAGGAAGCTGCAAAATCTACTACTTTGCCAATACTCCACTTACTGCTAAAGAACATGGGTTTGCTTTTCTCTTTGCTCCCTTTTGGTAAAAATACTTGAAAGTAAATTCTTTCTGTCTagaaaaacatgaaaaagaaGACAAACATTAAAACAATCGATGAAGACACAATGCCAGGGCCTCACACCAGAGGTCACCTTTTCTGGGGACCAAATGGATTGTGGGAGGAAATAAGCCCCCTGGTTCACTTGGCAAATTAATTATGTTGGACTTCTCCCCTGAACACCCGAGGGGTGGCGTTACACCCTTAATGGAGATAAAATAAGGAAGGCTTAGGGAAAGCTTTTGTTTGCGGTAAAGCTGATGGTCTTACCACTTTGGCAGGATTTAATCAGCAGTTTGCTGACACTCTCATGCCCTCTACTGTGCAGTCTCACAATGACattcattaaaaagaaagaaaaacttccAGGAATCCTAGGACAATCATGGAGTTCCTGGGTGTTCCACCTGTCCTCAAAGTAATGGTGCTGTCAAGAAATGGGATGGTCCACTAAAATGAGCTCTAGGGCAAAGTTTCCTTATGGGAAAATGAGGTAAAGCCCTACTTAGAGCTGCTTGATGTTTAAAATAACCAGTAGACACTCACCAGATGCCCAGTGGAAGAAGCTCATTCTCCTGCTTTCCAACAGTAAAATGTCTAATAAACCCCCTAGTGTCGGACCTTCTCTTTTTTCAGGGTGACAATGTTCTTATTAACCACTACCATTATGAAGTTTAAAATACCTGTCTGTCCCTCTACTAACTCCCAAAGCAAAGGGCACATGACAAACTGTTTCTAGATGGGGACTCCATTTACCTTCACAGAAGTTTGGATAATTCCCAAGAATGGGTAATTTCTTATCATTTCAGGAAATGAGTAAAACTTGGACAGATGTTTTTTGCCTGAACAAACCTGGAGTATGCCCAAGGAATCATCACTTCACCTTCACAGAAACCTCAGCTGCAAAAATATGATCACAGCACCCAGTGTATTGTACTGAAGGTTATCTGTACCTCCTTCCTCCATCATGAATGGGATGATAATTGTCCTATGCAGTTTATGAAAATAATTTCTCACGTGGGTTTTTTTACACATACAATTGGTTTTTGTTTATATACAACACCCTCAATCTTCAGGTGCTAATTCTGGGTGAGTAGCTGAATCTGCACCTGAAACATCTTGGTACCAATCTAAGTTGGCATACTCATTCCCCTACACTCTCAAAATTAGCAAACTCAAATGTTTAAGGCACATTCTTATAATAAGACTACATTGTCCACTGTAATGCCCCAACATATGAATTCAGTCTTGGTGGGAAAACCAAGCAATTACATGTTTCAGGGCTAGATGATCTGAAATATTGATATTGCTAGCCAAGTATTAATATTTGATATTATCTGCAAAAAGGGTCCAGGTGATAAAGAACCACAAGCTAAGATGTGCtacaaaattctgtgctgcactaCTTACAAAATTCTGCTACAGTGATTCTAGAAATCCTGTTCTAGTCTAATAATGAAGTTCTATGCTCTGCTGATCATCAAATTCTGCTAAAATGTGATTTAATAAACTTAGTGCTGTCATCTTTCTGCCAAGAATCTCCAAAAGACCCCATTTGTCCCTGCAGTGCTATGTGACAGCCACGTGGCAGGCAAACACATTTCTGCTATGAAGTAATAGAATTTGATTCCCCTGCTCCAAACTCCACACAGACATAACAGACATAAGACTAGTGAGATTGCTTTTGTGTTCCAGGCTTTCCAGGCTGAAATGTACATTTAAGGGGTTGTGGTCTTGAAAAATTAAATCCAAAACCACGGAACCGAGGAAACTCGATGAAGATCAAACAATTTAGTAATCTTTCCACTTCCTTTGAGAATTCAATTATTGAAAACAAACATCACTGACCTGAGGCAAGGACTTGTCCCCACATGCATGCATTTTCAGTTTCATTAATGCCACTTTTGCTGCTGTCTCACTGTTCTTTGCTCCTTTACGTTTTTTGCTTTTCACTTCGTCACTCTTCTTAGAATCTGATAACAATATTATACTGTTGGTGTGATCATTCTGACAGTTTCCTGAGCATAATATGCCATAGACCTTAGTCTGTTGGGTCTCATTGTATTGCCAATAGCAATATATCTGTTCATATTGTCCCAAAGTGATGTATCAGCATTTTTAGTTCTAGCAGAATTCCTTTCCATTGAAAGGTAGATGAACACTATCACCATGTAAACACAGGCTGCAAAAGCCAAATAGATACAAATTCTGGAGCTTCTACATCTGTGGCTACCACAGCATTCATATGGCAACATTTCAGGTCCCCCTTTCTACACATAACCCCCCTGTCCAGCTGGGCAGTGATGTTTATTCTCTTGCCCATCCTAGAGCTTGTTTAAAACCTGCAAAACATTACATGGTAGAATCAGACTTTTCTGGGCATCTTGATTATTTAGGTGTGATCCCAGCAGACTGACATGTTCATCCAACACAATTGCATTATTTGCACATGGATTAATACAAAAGTAATAATGGCTAGGTACAATTCATTATAGTATAGTACTTGTAGAATGGCAACAAGACAATAATTCTGAAAGAAACCTGTGCCTTATTTATTCTTTAGATGCTCCTTGTACTGTTGTTTTGGTTCAGTTTAGATGAACAGTATTAAATGTTGACATGTAAGCTTAGAGCTATTTAACCAAGGAACTCCCATTCTTTCTTCTTATTTGGTCAAACCTGACCCCTCAAAGGAGGTCAGAAACTCAAATAgtatcctgaaaaaaaaataagaaaaagaatatATATGCCTCTGTACTTGCCTATAATATGTTGAACAAGCTGCTGGGTGGCAGCCATTCGAGGTTTTGGAGTGTCCAGCTTCTCACATTCATGGTCTGATTGATGACGAtgtctgtaaacaacaaagtaaAACTTCTATTCTGTTTTCCATACATTATTAAATGAATATCGATGTTTAAACACTCTGTTCTGCTCACCTGAGACAAAAATGTTTTCCACAGTAAGGACATAACACTGGCAAAAGCTCCTTTCCGTTGCAGTCCTTGTATGAGCATGGGTAAGATCTGTGCTGATCAGGTTTCAGAGAATTGTTTCTTATATTCACCTAGGAGTAAGTACAAAATATTTTGTGTAAATAAACAGATACAGGCAACAGATATAAGTTACCAACCCAGCTTTCTCAAAGATCTGTGCCAGCTCTCCATTTTATGGGCAAACCTGGTCCAGCTATTCTCTCCTACTTTTGCCCTGGTTATGTTTAGCTCAGAGGTTGAAAAAGAACCATCATCCTACTCAAAGTCAATTTACTTCTGAGGGGAAGAAAAAGAGTAGATTCATTTTTTAAGCCTTTCACATTCTGAGTTAAATAATTCATATTTATATACCATATGCATTCATCTAGTCTGAAAACACACAGCTAAGTTGCATGGAATTTTAATTTAAGGCTGTCATATATTATTAGATTACCTCAGAACACCCATGAGCATCCCGGCTCCTGTGCTGAAGGCTTtgtggaaaaagaagaaaatatcacACTGTTATCAACGTTCCAGGAAAAAACAATTGCATGTGAAAACATTTAAGTGTTTAAAGAGTAATCTGACAAGTTTCATCATGGAAAAACTTCAGTTAGGTAATGAATCTTCTCCAAAATTTGTTCTATCTTATGCATTTCACTTCTTGAATGGATAGATCATATTCTTTCATTACATTCTTTCAGAATGTAAACATTAAGCTTTTGGAACTTATGCTTCAAGATAAACAAACCATTTCAAGAGAATGAAGATAAACAAACCATTTCAAGAGAATGAAGACATTAGCATGCTTAAGAGTTCAGTTCAAAGCAACAAGAGCTTGTCTATTTTAATGGATTTTCAAATTTCTTCCATAATGGCAGAAATCCCTTGAAGTCTTCTGATATGTTAGAAGTGAAATCTGCCCCCAATCTCTGAGTTTCTCTCAGCTGCCCTCTGCTAATCTGAAGTGTAAATCAAAGTGCAGACCCTGATTTCAACCTTGCAAGAAACCTCAAAATTTTTTTCAAGAAGAAAACATAATCAGCCACCTCCTTTTGTGACAAGGTCACCCATTCAGTTGACACTGGGAAGCCAGCAGATGTGTTTAGCATTTTAGCAAAGCTTTTGACACTGCCTCTCAGAGTGTTTTTCTGCACAAAAAGGTCCAGCACACAGCTAGAGAAGTCTGTAGTACTATGGGTGAGCAAATGGCTGATGGTTTGGGCTCAGAGAGTCACAGTTAATGCCAATTCCTTCAATCTGGTGGACAGTGGATTTAGCCAGGGCTCAATTTTAGTGCCAGTGCTCTTTAGTATTTTTATAAATGATCTGGATACACGCTATGGTTGCCAACCATTCTAAACCAGGAAAAGCTGTCAATTCCCTTGAGGGTGGAGCATATAGAGATTCTTGATAGACTAGAGAGCTGGGCACTCACTaactgcatgaaatttaatgagaGCAAGTACAGGATTCTTCACCCAGGATGAGGAAATCCTGGTGACCAAGCGTACAACATGAGGAAATTGAAAGAAGCTGTGTCATGGGAAGTTCAGGTTGaacattaggaaaaggttcttagagagggtggttgggcactgcaacgggctccccaaggaagtggtcacagcaccaagcctgctgGAGTTCAAGGACTGTCTGTATGACACTTAGTAGTATGCTTTAGTTTTAGTCCTGTGAGGAGTAGGGAGTTGGATTTGTTGACTCCTGTGGGACCCTTTCAACTTGAGGtggtctgtgattctatgaacttACCAAAAGATGCCTGAACAGCCATCACACACAAAGGGAAGAAaatctgaaacaaagagatttgttTTCAGTTAAGACAACATGATTGTTGTTTTGTTAATAGTTTCTAGCTTAATTTTCACATAATTAACTTTTGCTTACCAACATCACAGGGTAGGTATATTTATAAGAATACTTAGCAACTGCATCTACACTTTAGCTAGAAGTGGCTTTTGTTAACTCCCCTAATTAATATTACAGAAAAACATATGAGCAggtaaattatatttatatacattCCAGAAGTTGGAATTAggctttaaattaaattttttttcaatatcAAGGTATGACACTGGA
The sequence above is drawn from the Melospiza melodia melodia isolate bMelMel2 chromosome 1, bMelMel2.pri, whole genome shotgun sequence genome and encodes:
- the ZFAND1 gene encoding AN1-type zinc finger protein 1 — translated: MAELELGQHCGVPECRQLDFLPFVCDGCSGIFCLQHRSRDAHGCSEVNIRNNSLKPDQHRSYPCSYKDCNGKELLPVLCPYCGKHFCLRHRHQSDHECEKLDTPKPRMAATQQLVQHIIDSKKSDEVKSKKRKGAKNSETAAKVALMKLKMHACGDKSLPQTERIYFQVFLPKGSKEKSKPMFFSSKWSIGKVVDFAASLASLKNNNNKSTSQKLRLCHTASGEALPFEHTLETWLSDKDYPLYNGGNIILEYLDNDVLFIEDTESYFS